The following are encoded in a window of Diorhabda sublineata isolate icDioSubl1.1 chromosome 3, icDioSubl1.1, whole genome shotgun sequence genomic DNA:
- the LOC130441780 gene encoding FERM domain-containing protein 3-like yields the protein MTTVVSKTGIEVLYPCTIHLLTNGAKVECEYRSEQIGKDLLDYICEYLNLEEKNFWGLRFVDVYEQRHWLEPNKLIRSQVKNSCPVHFHFRVKIYPPEPFKLFDEEAKYQIFMQLRFDLISGRLKCGSTDSAMLIGLILQYTYGDYDPTVHFGNYVQEKILLNQTFNIEMRAIAVHKSHLRGLSMDQTQDLFLRMASQLETYGIDPHQVEDSYGNKLTLWINHEGMKTYNKGEEVDKYEWMSISDIDQEDKKIELNLVSGDSVTLHCLTDSECLYIFQEIQSYFSYFTTFGAHSTLGQIDNEILKAK from the exons atgacAACAGTAGTTTCGAAAACGGGCATAGAAGTACTGTACCCATGCACAATCCATCTCCTCACCAACGGTGCCAAAGTGGAATGCGAGTATAGATCGGAGCAAATCGGAAAGGATCTACTAGATTATATCTGTGAGTACTTAAACCTAGAAGAAAAAAACTTCTGGGGACTTAGATTCGTAGACGTTTACGAACAGAGACATTGGTTGGAACCGAATAAGTTGATTAGATCGCAAGTGAAAAATTCATGTCCTGTACATTTTCACTTCAGAGTTAAGATATATCCACCGGAACCTTTTAAATTGTTTGACGAAGAagcgaaatatcaaatttttatgcaGTTGAGATTCGATTTGATAAGCGGGAGGTTGAAATGCGGCTCCACCGATTCGGCTATGCTCATAGGGTTGATCCTCCAATACACGTACGGTGATTACGATCCCACTGTTCATTTCGGTAACTATGTACAAGAAAAAATCCTCCTCAATCAAACTTTCAATATAGAAATGAGAGCTATAGCGGTCCACAAGAGCCATCTGAGAGGTCTGAGTATGGACCAAACGCAAGATTTATTTTTACGCATGGCTAGCCAATTAGAAACTTATGGGATAGACCCACACCAAGTTGAGGATAGTTATGGGAATAAATTGACGTTATGGATCAACCATGAAGGCATGAAAACTTATAATAAAGGCGAAGAAGTTGACAAGTACGAATGGATGTCGATATCTGATATCGATCAAGAAGATAAGAAAATCGAGTTAAATTTAGTTTCTGGGGATTCGGTGACTTTGCATTGTCTCACAGATAGCGAGTGTCtttatatatttcaagaaattcaaagctatttttcttattttacgACGTTTGGTGCTCACTCGACGTTGGGACAAATTGATAATGAAA tactaAAAgctaaatga
- the LOC130441781 gene encoding lysosomal Pro-X carboxypeptidase-like, with amino-acid sequence MYLIKFLLLFAFVTCGICESKYSLETKYIEVPLDHFSATQTKTFRLRYLISSKYHVKGGPVFVYTGNEGNIDTFAQNTGFLFDIAPTFNALLVFIEHRYYGESLPFGNSSFSTPETLRYLTTTQALADYAFVIEDLRKTFFGTVITSETYPFIAFGGSYGGMLAAWLRMKYPYTVLGAVASSAPIWYFPNLTPCEKFYEKVTKVFEKYGKEQCVKSIRLGWEVITNLSKTKLGMDFISSSWRLCKKLRTPLDVERLLDWLTNVYVKLAMVNYHYPTEFEKTLPAYPVKVFCDKLTTSFFNDTKSLIEHFSHALEIYTNYTGTTKCNNINSTFEDFKEYAWDYQSCTELVRPICSTEKDMFITKPWSYERFSTDCLKKFNVKSQRPNWAIMAYGGTNLKYFSNIIFSNGLLDPWSCGGVLNNISDSIVAVNITDAPHHVDLRNSDPADNNYVIEARKFHIATIKRWLNV; translated from the exons ATGTACCTAATAAAGTTTTTACTTTTATTCGCATTTGTGACGTGCGGAATTTGCGAATCGAAATATTCCCTGGAAACGAAATACATCGAAGTACCGTTAGATCATTTTTCCGCGACCCAAACCAAGACGTTCAGGTTGAGATACCTGATTTCGTCCAAATACCACGTCAAAGGAGGTCCAGTATTCGTGTATACCGGAAATGAAGGAAATATAGACACGTTCGCACAAAACACCGGATTCTTATTCGATATAGCACCGACATTCAACGCCCTTTTGGTATTCATCGAACACAGATACTATGGAGAATCCTTACCATTTGGAAACAGCTCATTTTCAACACCAGAAACATTGAGATACCTCACCACCACTCAAGCTTTAGCCGACTACGCTTTCGTCATCGAAGATCTAAGGAAGACATTCTTTGGAACGGTTATTACCAGTGAAACTTATCCTTTCATAGCTTTCGGTGGTTCTTACGGTGGAATGTTGGCTGCTTGGTTGAGGATGAAGTACCCTTATACTGTATTGGGAGCCGTAGCTTCATCAGCACCTATTTGGTACTTCCCCAATCTCACACCGTGCGAAAAGTTTTACGAAAAAGTTACGAAAGTATTCGAGAAATATGGTAAAGAACAATGCGTCAAATCGATTAGACTCGGATGGGAAGTGATCactaatttatcaaaaactaagCTTG GAATGGATTTCATTTCATCATCGTGGCGCCTCTGCAAAAAGCTCCGAACTCCTCTGGACGTCGAACGTTTGCTTGATTGGTTAACTAACGTTTATGTGAAGTTAGCTATGGTGAATTATCATTACCCCACTGAATTCGAGAAGACTTTACCAGCTTATCCTGTCAAAGTTTTCTGCGATAAACTAACAACTTCTTTCTTCAACGATACCAAGAGTTTAATCGAACATTTCAGTCATGCTTTGGAAATCTACACTAACTACACCGGTACCACAAAATGCAATAATATCAACAGTACTTTTGAAGATTTTAAGGAATACGCTTGGGATTATCAAAGTTGTACTGAGCTAGTTAGACCGATATGTTCAACGGAAAAGGATATGTTCATCACGAAACCGTGGAGTTACGAGAGATTTTCTACTGATTGTTTGAAAAAGTTCAACGTTAAAAGCCAAAGACCGAATTGGGCTATTATGGCGTACGGCGGtactaacctcaaatatttctcGAATATCATTTTCAGTAACGGTTTGTTGGATCCTTGGTCTTGCGGGGGAGTTTTGAATAACATCAGCGATTCCATAGTGGCTGTAAATATCACTGACGCTCCACACCACGTTGATTTGAGAAACTCAGATCCCGCCGATAACAATTATGTGATTGAAGCAAGGAAATTCCACATTGCTACTATCAAACGTTGGTTGAATGTTTAA